Proteins encoded together in one Helicobacter pylori window:
- the pgl gene encoding 6-phosphogluconolactonase, which yields MGYQLFEFENLEDCHRALIERFKEFFNAALKKHHQVSIAFSGGRSPISLLQKLSVLDLKWHECLISLVDERIIDTSHKDSNTKLLHDYLLQNNALNASFTPLLPKKISGDTNELLDFANQHFKQPHLAILGMGTDGHTASLFPETSAFLNEEKENIVLTKPANAPYERLSMSINALENCEKLFLSISGVEKRGVLEKALKENAPYSLPIARILHSQKVTTEVFYAKN from the coding sequence ATGGGTTATCAATTGTTTGAATTTGAAAATTTAGAAGATTGCCACAGGGCTTTAATAGAGCGTTTTAAAGAATTTTTTAACGCCGCCTTAAAAAAGCATCATCAAGTTTCTATCGCTTTTTCTGGGGGGCGTTCGCCCATTAGCTTGTTGCAAAAATTAAGCGTTTTGGATCTCAAATGGCATGAGTGTTTAATCAGTTTGGTAGATGAACGCATTATAGACACAAGCCACAAGGATAGCAACACTAAATTATTGCATGACTACTTGTTGCAAAATAACGCCTTAAACGCTTCTTTCACCCCGCTTTTGCCCAAAAAGATTTCTGGCGATACAAACGAACTTTTAGATTTTGCTAACCAGCATTTCAAACAGCCCCATTTAGCCATTTTGGGCATGGGGACTGACGGGCATACGGCTAGCCTTTTTCCTGAAACGAGCGCTTTTTTAAACGAAGAAAAAGAAAATATCGTTTTGACTAAGCCCGCTAACGCTCCTTATGAACGCTTAAGCATGTCTATCAACGCCTTAGAAAATTGCGAAAAACTTTTCTTGAGTATTAGCGGAGTAGAAAAAAGGGGGGTTTTAGAAAAGGCTTTAAAAGAAAACGCCCCCTATTCTCTGCCGATTGCTCGGATTTTACATTCTCAAAAAGTTACCACGGAGGTGTTTTATGCCAAAAACTGA
- a CDS encoding glucokinase produces MPKTETYPRLLADIGGTNARFGLEVAPRQIECVEVLPCEDFESLSDAVRFYLSKCKESLKLRPIYGSFAVATPIMGDFVQMTNNHWTFSIETTRQCLNLKKLLVINDFVAQAYAISAMQENDLAQIGGIKCEINAPKAILGPGTGLGVSTLIQNSDGSLKVLPGEGGHVSFAPFDDLEILVWQYARSKFNHVSAERFLSGSGLVLIYEALSKRKGLEKVAKLSKAELTPQIISERALNGDYPICRLTLDTFCSMLGTLAADVALTLGARGGVYLCGGIIPRFIDYFKTSPFRARFETKGRMGAFLASIPVHVVMKKTPGLDGAGIALENYLLHDKI; encoded by the coding sequence ATGCCAAAAACTGAAACTTACCCAAGACTATTAGCCGATATTGGCGGCACAAACGCGCGCTTTGGTTTGGAAGTCGCCCCACGACAGATTGAATGCGTTGAAGTCTTGCCATGCGAAGATTTTGAAAGCTTGAGCGATGCGGTGCGGTTTTACCTTTCTAAATGCAAAGAAAGCCTTAAACTGCGCCCTATTTATGGCTCTTTTGCTGTGGCTACGCCCATCATGGGGGATTTTGTCCAAATGACTAACAACCACTGGACTTTTTCTATTGAAACGACACGGCAATGTTTGAATTTAAAAAAACTGCTTGTCATCAATGATTTTGTCGCGCAAGCCTATGCCATTAGCGCGATGCAAGAAAACGATCTAGCCCAAATAGGCGGAATCAAGTGCGAAATCAACGCCCCTAAAGCGATTTTAGGGCCAGGAACGGGGCTTGGGGTAAGCACTCTTATCCAAAATAGCGATGGCTCTTTGAAAGTCTTGCCCGGTGAAGGAGGGCATGTGAGCTTTGCCCCTTTTGATGATTTAGAAATTTTAGTGTGGCAATACGCCCGCTCTAAATTCAACCATGTGAGTGCGGAAAGGTTTTTGAGCGGGAGTGGTTTGGTGCTGATTTATGAAGCCCTGTCTAAACGCAAAGGTTTAGAAAAAGTGGCGAAATTGAGCAAGGCTGAATTAACCCCACAAATCATTAGCGAACGCGCTTTGAATGGGGATTACCCTATATGCCGATTGACCTTGGACACTTTTTGCTCCATGCTTGGCACGCTCGCTGCTGATGTGGCCCTCACTTTGGGGGCTAGAGGGGGCGTGTATTTGTGTGGGGGGATTATCCCACGATTCATTGATTATTTTAAAACTTCGCCCTTTAGAGCGCGTTTTGAAACGAAAGGGCGCATGGGAGCGTTTCTCGCTTCTATCCCTGTGCATGTCGTGATGAAAAAAACTCCCGGACTTGATGGGGCGGGCATTGCGTTAGAGAATTACTTACTGCATGATAAAATATAG
- a CDS encoding NAD(P)-dependent alcohol dehydrogenase, whose protein sequence is MRVPSKGFAIFSKDGHFKPHDFSRHAVGPKDVLIDILYAGICHSDIHSAYSEWKEGIYPMVPGHEIVGVIKEVGKEVKKFKVGDVVGVGCFVNSCKTCKPCKEHQEQFCAKVVFTYDCLDYFHDNEPHMGGYSNNIVVDENYVISVDKNAPLEKVAPLLCAGITTYSPLKFSKVTKGTKVGVAGFGGLGGMAVKYAVAMGAEVSVFARNDHKKQDALNMGVKHFYTDPKQCKEELDFIISTIPTHYDLKDYLKLLTYSGELALVGLPPVEVAPVLSVFDFIYLSNRKVYGSLIGGIKETQEMMDFSIKHNIYPEVDLILGKDIDTAYHNLTHGKAKFRYVIDMKKSFD, encoded by the coding sequence ATGAGAGTTCCATCTAAAGGTTTTGCTATTTTTTCTAAAGACGGGCATTTCAAACCCCATGATTTTAGCCGCCATGCTGTAGGCCCTAAAGATGTGCTGATTGACATTCTTTATGCAGGGATTTGCCATAGCGATATTCATAGCGCTTATAGCGAATGGAAAGAAGGCATTTATCCTATGGTTCCTGGGCATGAAATTGTTGGGGTCATCAAAGAAGTGGGTAAGGAAGTTAAGAAATTTAAGGTTGGCGATGTGGTGGGCGTTGGCTGTTTTGTCAATTCATGCAAAACATGTAAGCCCTGTAAAGAACACCAAGAGCAATTTTGCGCCAAAGTGGTATTTACTTATGATTGTTTGGATTATTTCCATGACAATGAACCCCACATGGGCGGATACTCTAATAATATTGTCGTGGATGAAAACTATGTGATTAGCGTGGATAAAAACGCTCCTTTAGAAAAAGTGGCCCCCTTGCTTTGTGCGGGCATCACCACTTATTCGCCCTTAAAATTTTCTAAGGTTACTAAAGGCACAAAAGTTGGTGTCGCTGGGTTTGGCGGGCTAGGAGGCATGGCGGTTAAATACGCTGTGGCTATGGGGGCTGAAGTGAGCGTTTTTGCAAGAAACGATCACAAAAAGCAAGACGCTTTAAATATGGGGGTTAAACATTTCTACACAGACCCTAAACAATGCAAAGAAGAATTGGACTTTATCATTTCAACCATTCCTACCCATTATGATCTAAAAGACTACCTCAAGCTTTTAACTTATAGCGGCGAATTAGCTCTTGTGGGACTCCCCCCTGTAGAAGTCGCCCCAGTGCTTAGCGTTTTTGATTTTATCTATTTAAGCAATCGCAAGGTTTATGGCTCATTGATTGGGGGCATTAAAGAAACCCAAGAAATGATGGATTTTTCTATCAAACACAATATTTACCCTGAAGTGGATTTGATTTTAGGTAAGGATATTGACACGGCTTATCACAACCTAACCCATGGGAAAGCGAAATTCCGCTATGTGATTGACATGAAAAAATCGTTTGATTAA
- a CDS encoding glycosyltransferase family 8 protein yields the protein MTSASSHSFKEQDFHIPIAFAFDKNYLIPAGACIYSLLESIAKANKKIRYTLHALVVGLNEEDKAKLNQITEPFKEFAVLEIKDIEPFLDTIPNPFDEDFTKRFSKMVLVKYFLADLFPKYSKMVWSDVDVIFCNEFSADFLNIKEDDENYFYGVYDKIYPYEGFFYCNLTYQRKNQFCKKILEIIRAQKIDKEPQLTEFCRSKIAPLKIEYCIFPHYYSLSEEHLKGVANAIYHNTIKQALREPIVIQYDSHPYFQIKPWTYPFGLKADLWLNALAKTPFMSDWSYLITGGGEIGGEKWHYYHGIASYHYYFPLWKVEEQIAHDALKTFLKHYFLHIHEIPKNARRRLFKYCISIPLKSLISKTLKILKLHALAKKILIQLKLLKKS from the coding sequence ATGACTTCAGCTTCAAGCCATTCATTTAAAGAACAAGATTTTCATATTCCTATCGCTTTCGCTTTTGATAAGAATTACCTTATTCCTGCGGGCGCATGCATTTATTCCTTGCTAGAAAGCATCGCTAAGGCTAATAAAAAAATCCGTTACACCCTACACGCTTTAGTGGTAGGCTTGAATGAAGAAGATAAAGCAAAACTTAACCAAATCACAGAGCCTTTTAAAGAATTTGCTGTTTTAGAAATAAAAGATATTGAACCTTTTTTAGACACTATCCCTAACCCTTTTGATGAGGATTTCACCAAGCGTTTTTCTAAAATGGTGTTAGTGAAGTATTTTTTAGCGGATTTATTCCCCAAATATTCTAAAATGGTGTGGAGCGATGTGGATGTGATCTTTTGCAATGAATTTAGCGCTGATTTCTTAAACATTAAAGAAGATGATGAGAATTATTTTTATGGGGTTTATGACAAAATATACCCGTATGAAGGCTTTTTTTATTGCAACTTAACTTACCAGCGAAAAAATCAATTTTGTAAAAAAATATTAGAAATCATACGCGCGCAAAAAATAGATAAAGAACCGCAATTGACAGAATTTTGTCGATCAAAGATCGCACCATTAAAAATAGAGTATTGCATTTTCCCACACTATTATAGTCTTTCTGAAGAGCATTTAAAGGGCGTGGCCAATGCAATTTATCATAACACCATTAAACAAGCCCTAAGAGAACCTATCGTTATACAATATGACTCTCATCCTTATTTTCAAATCAAGCCTTGGACATATCCTTTTGGTTTGAAAGCGGATTTGTGGCTGAACGCTTTGGCTAAAACCCCTTTTATGAGCGATTGGTCTTATTTGATCACAGGGGGTGGGGAGATAGGTGGAGAAAAATGGCATTACTACCATGGCATTGCCTCTTATCATTACTACTTTCCTTTATGGAAAGTAGAAGAACAGATTGCCCATGACGCACTCAAGACCTTTTTAAAACATTATTTTTTACACATTCATGAGATTCCTAAAAACGCAAGGCGAAGACTATTCAAATACTGCATTTCAATACCACTCAAGAGCCTTATTAGTAAAACCCTTAAAATTTTAAAACTCCATGCACTAGCCAAAAAAATCCTAATCCAACTCAAGCTCTTAAAAAAGAGCTAG
- a CDS encoding glycosyltransferase family 8 protein, whose protein sequence is MTSASSHSFKEQDFHIPIAFAFDKNYLIPAGACIYSLLESIAKANKKIRYTLHALVVGLNEEDKAKLNQITEPFKEFAVLEIKDIEPFLDTIPNPFDEDFTKRFSKMVLVKYFLADLFPKYSKMVWSDVDVIFCNEFSADFLNIKEDDENYFYGVLEVEKHHMMEGFLFCNLDYQRKKNFTLRMHDLLKGNEAKGELDFTKWCWPNMKALGIEYCVFPYYYTIKDFSNAYLNENYKKTILEARENPTIIHYDAWWGAVKPWDYPFGLKADLWLNALAKTPFMSDYTKKMHTNESFYTTKMAEQHYFSSVKSSKDIVFKTPYLFFKSYFFVVFKERKIHLRIFALICGLVKKFFNKLIYFGFLMPKALAKRAVSKILRVLGLHGIVKKILIQLKLLKKG, encoded by the coding sequence ATGACTTCAGCTTCAAGCCATTCATTTAAAGAACAAGATTTTCATATTCCTATCGCTTTCGCTTTTGATAAGAATTACCTTATTCCTGCGGGCGCATGCATTTATTCCTTGCTAGAAAGCATCGCTAAGGCTAATAAAAAAATCCGTTACACCCTACACGCTTTAGTGGTAGGCTTGAATGAAGAAGATAAAGCAAAACTTAACCAAATCACAGAGCCTTTTAAAGAATTTGCTGTTTTAGAAATAAAAGATATTGAACCTTTTTTAGACACTATCCCTAACCCTTTTGATGAGGATTTCACCAAGCGTTTTTCTAAAATGGTGTTAGTGAAGTATTTTTTAGCGGATTTATTCCCCAAATATTCTAAAATGGTGTGGAGCGATGTGGATGTGATCTTTTGCAATGAATTTAGCGCTGATTTCTTAAACATTAAAGAAGATGATGAGAATTATTTTTATGGGGTTTTAGAAGTTGAAAAGCACCACATGATGGAAGGGTTTTTGTTTTGCAATTTAGATTACCAGCGCAAGAAGAATTTCACCTTAAGAATGCATGATCTTTTAAAGGGGAATGAGGCTAAAGGGGAGTTGGATTTCACGAAATGGTGTTGGCCTAACATGAAGGCTTTAGGGATTGAGTATTGCGTTTTCCCTTATTATTACACCATTAAAGATTTTTCTAACGCGTATTTAAACGAGAATTACAAGAAAACCATTTTAGAGGCGCGAGAAAACCCTACCATTATCCACTATGACGCTTGGTGGGGGGCGGTGAAGCCTTGGGATTACCCTTTTGGTTTGAAAGCGGATTTGTGGCTGAACGCTTTGGCTAAAACCCCTTTTATGAGCGATTACACTAAGAAAATGCACACCAATGAGAGCTTTTACACCACAAAAATGGCTGAGCAGCATTATTTTTCTTCAGTAAAATCTTCAAAAGACATTGTTTTTAAAACCCCGTATTTGTTTTTCAAATCGTATTTCTTTGTTGTGTTTAAAGAAAGGAAAATCCATTTAAGGATTTTTGCATTAATTTGTGGTTTAGTGAAAAAATTTTTCAATAAGCTTATTTATTTTGGGTTTTTGATGCCTAAAGCGTTAGCTAAAAGGGCGGTTAGTAAGATCCTTAGAGTTTTAGGGCTTCATGGGATTGTTAAAAAAATCTTAATCCAACTCAAACTCTTGAAAAAGGGCTAG
- a CDS encoding outer membrane protein translates to MNETNKTMVKILMGMALLSSLQATEAELDEKSKKPKLADRNTFYLGVGYQLSAINTSFSTESVDKSYFMTGNGFGVVLGGKFVAKTQAVEHVGFRYGLFYDQTFSSHKSYISTYGLEFSGLWDAFNSQKMFLGLEFGLGIAGATYMPGGAMHGVIAQNLGKENSLFQLLVKVGFRFGFLHNEITFGLKFPFIPNKRTEIIDGLSATTLWHRLPVAYFNYIYNF, encoded by the coding sequence ATGAATGAAACAAATAAAACAATGGTTAAAATATTGATGGGCATGGCATTATTATCATCGCTTCAAGCCACAGAGGCAGAGCTTGATGAAAAATCAAAAAAACCTAAATTAGCGGACAGGAACACATTTTATTTAGGGGTTGGGTATCAACTTAGCGCGATCAACACATCTTTTAGCACCGAGTCTGTAGATAAATCGTATTTTATGACCGGCAATGGCTTTGGTGTGGTGTTAGGGGGGAAATTTGTGGCTAAAACGCAAGCTGTAGAGCATGTGGGTTTTCGTTACGGGTTGTTTTATGATCAGACCTTTTCTTCTCACAAATCCTATATTTCTACCTATGGTTTAGAATTTAGCGGTTTGTGGGACGCTTTCAATTCGCAAAAGATGTTTTTAGGGTTAGAGTTTGGCTTAGGTATCGCTGGGGCGACTTACATGCCAGGAGGGGCTATGCATGGGGTTATCGCTCAAAATTTAGGCAAAGAAAATTCGCTTTTCCAATTGCTTGTGAAAGTGGGCTTTCGTTTTGGCTTTTTACACAATGAAATCACTTTCGGGTTGAAATTCCCTTTCATTCCTAACAAAAGAACTGAAATTATTGATGGCTTGAGTGCGACTACTTTATGGCACCGCTTACCGGTCGCTTATTTCAATTATATCTATAATTTTTAG
- a CDS encoding pyruvate flavodoxin oxidoreductase subunit gamma, with protein MFQIRWHARAGQGAITGAKGLADVISKTGKEVQAFASYGSAKRGAAMMAYNRIDDEPILNHERFMQPDYVLVIDPGLVFIENIFANEKEDTTYIITSYLNKEELFEKKPELKTRKVFLVDCLKISMETLKRPIPNTPMLGALMKVSGMLEIGAFKEAFKKVLGKKLTQEVIDANMLAIQRAYEEVQ; from the coding sequence ATGTTTCAAATTAGATGGCATGCACGAGCGGGTCAAGGTGCTATCACCGGCGCTAAAGGGCTGGCTGATGTGATTTCAAAAACAGGCAAAGAAGTGCAAGCGTTCGCTTCCTATGGTTCAGCTAAAAGGGGGGCTGCTATGATGGCTTATAACCGCATTGATGATGAGCCTATTTTAAACCATGAACGCTTCATGCAGCCTGATTATGTGCTGGTGATTGATCCGGGTTTGGTTTTCATTGAAAATATCTTCGCTAATGAAAAAGAAGACACGACCTATATCATCACCAGCTATCTTAACAAAGAAGAATTGTTTGAAAAAAAACCTGAATTAAAAACCCGTAAGGTGTTTTTAGTGGATTGTTTAAAAATCTCTATGGAAACCTTAAAACGCCCCATCCCTAACACGCCCATGCTAGGGGCGTTAATGAAAGTGTCTGGCATGCTTGAAATCGGGGCTTTTAAAGAAGCTTTTAAGAAAGTTTTGGGCAAAAAACTCACGCAAGAAGTCATTGACGCTAACATGCTCGCTATCCAAAGAGCTTATGAAGAAGTTCAATAA
- a CDS encoding 4Fe-4S dicluster domain-containing protein, with product MKDWNEFEMGAVLFPFEKNAQSEIEKHNDERHYTEQSYFTTSVAHWRVAKPVHNNNICINCFNCWVYCPDAAILSREGKLKGVDYSHCKGCGVCVDVCPTNPKSLWMFEEQIDPASALAQWPQKQEKKKS from the coding sequence ATGAAAGATTGGAATGAATTTGAAATGGGAGCGGTGCTCTTCCCTTTTGAAAAAAACGCGCAAAGCGAAATAGAAAAACACAATGATGAGCGCCATTACACCGAGCAAAGCTACTTCACCACTTCAGTGGCTCATTGGCGCGTGGCTAAGCCTGTGCATAACAATAATATTTGCATCAACTGCTTTAATTGTTGGGTTTATTGCCCAGATGCTGCTATTCTTTCAAGAGAGGGCAAGTTAAAAGGCGTGGATTATTCTCATTGTAAAGGCTGTGGCGTGTGCGTGGATGTCTGCCCCACCAACCCTAAATCGCTATGGATGTTTGAAGAACAAATTGATCCTGCTAGCGCTCTTGCTCAATGGCCACAAAAACAAGAAAAGAAAAAATCGTAA
- a CDS encoding 2-oxoacid:ferredoxin oxidoreductase subunit alpha encodes MARSIELQEIEVWDGNTASSNALRQAQIDVVAAYPITPSTPIVQNYGSFKDNGYIDGEFVLVESEHAAMSACVGAAAAGGRVSTATSSQGLALMVEVLYQASGMRLPIVLNLVNRALAAPLNIHGDHSDMYLSRDSGWISLCTCNPQEAYDFTLMAFRIAEHQKVRVPTIVNQDGFLCSHTVQNVRPLSDAVAYQFVGEYQTKHSLLDFDKPVSYGAQAEEEWHYEHKAQLHHAIMSASSVIEEVFNDFAKLTGRQYHLTKTFQLEDAEIAIFALGTTYESAIVAAKEMRKKGIKAGVATIHSLRPFPYEKLGQDLKNLKALAILDKSSPAGAMGAMFNEVTSAVYQTQGTKHPVVSNYIYGLGERDMTIAHLCEIFEEINEDALKGTLTHPTQQFVGLHGPKMSFF; translated from the coding sequence ATGGCAAGAAGTATTGAATTGCAAGAGATAGAAGTGTGGGATGGCAATACCGCTAGCTCCAACGCTTTAAGACAGGCTCAAATTGATGTCGTCGCAGCCTATCCTATCACCCCATCAACGCCCATTGTGCAAAATTACGGCTCGTTTAAGGATAATGGCTATATTGATGGCGAATTTGTTTTAGTGGAATCTGAACATGCCGCCATGAGCGCATGCGTGGGAGCTGCAGCAGCTGGTGGAAGAGTTAGCACTGCGACTAGCTCTCAAGGTTTGGCGTTAATGGTAGAGGTTTTATACCAGGCTTCTGGCATGCGTTTGCCTATCGTTTTGAATTTAGTCAATCGCGCTTTAGCAGCCCCTTTGAATATCCATGGCGATCATTCTGATATGTATTTAAGCAGGGATTCTGGCTGGATAAGTTTATGCACATGCAACCCCCAAGAAGCTTATGATTTCACTTTAATGGCGTTTAGAATCGCAGAGCATCAAAAGGTGCGCGTGCCCACTATTGTCAATCAAGATGGCTTTTTATGCTCGCACACCGTGCAAAATGTCCGCCCTTTGAGCGATGCAGTGGCTTACCAATTCGTAGGCGAATACCAAACCAAGCATTCCCTTTTGGATTTTGATAAGCCGGTAAGCTATGGCGCACAAGCTGAAGAAGAATGGCATTATGAGCATAAAGCCCAACTCCACCATGCGATCATGAGTGCGTCTTCTGTGATTGAAGAAGTGTTTAATGATTTCGCTAAACTCACAGGCAGGCAATACCATTTGACTAAAACTTTCCAGCTAGAAGACGCTGAAATCGCTATCTTTGCGTTAGGCACTACTTATGAATCCGCGATCGTAGCGGCTAAAGAAATGCGTAAAAAAGGCATTAAGGCTGGCGTAGCCACTATCCATTCCTTACGCCCCTTCCCCTATGAAAAATTGGGGCAGGATTTGAAAAACCTTAAAGCTTTAGCGATTTTAGACAAGAGCTCTCCAGCGGGCGCTATGGGGGCGATGTTTAATGAAGTAACGAGCGCGGTGTATCAAACGCAAGGGACTAAACACCCCGTGGTGTCTAACTACATTTATGGTTTAGGCGAAAGGGACATGACGATCGCGCATTTATGCGAGATTTTTGAAGAAATCAATGAAGACGCTCTTAAAGGCACGCTCACGCACCCTACCCAACAATTCGTAGGCTTGCACGGCCCTAAAATGAGCTTTTTTTAA
- a CDS encoding pyruvate ferredoxin oxidoreductase (catalyzes the formation of acetyl-CoA from pyruvate and coenzyme A), translated as MVKEVKTLKGFSQSAEKFQGSHLLCPGCGHGIIVREVLNAVDGPIVLGNSTGCLEVCSAVYPHTSWDVPWIHIGFENGSTAISGVEAMYKALVNKGRYQGQKPKFVAFGGDGASYDIGFQFISGCMERGHDMTYICLDNENYANTGGQRSGSTPLGASTSTTPSGSVSFGKKEKKKDIVNIMASHGVPYVAQLSPNKWKDMNKKIKTALDTEGPCFINALSPCTTEWKFESNKTIELADMAVDSLMFPLFEVFNGRELKITYRPRNIIPVRDYLAAQKRFKHLFKKENEHIIEELQKDVNERWEYLQRREEAKV; from the coding sequence ATGGTAAAAGAAGTCAAAACACTCAAAGGTTTTAGCCAAAGCGCTGAAAAATTCCAAGGCTCGCACTTGCTTTGTCCGGGTTGTGGGCATGGCATTATTGTGCGCGAAGTTTTAAACGCTGTAGATGGGCCTATTGTTTTAGGCAATTCTACCGGTTGTTTAGAGGTATGCTCGGCGGTGTATCCGCACACTTCATGGGATGTGCCTTGGATTCATATTGGCTTTGAAAATGGCTCTACGGCGATTTCAGGGGTGGAAGCGATGTATAAAGCGCTAGTGAATAAGGGCCGCTATCAAGGTCAAAAACCAAAATTTGTGGCGTTTGGAGGCGATGGGGCTAGTTATGATATTGGTTTTCAATTCATCAGCGGTTGCATGGAAAGAGGGCATGACATGACTTACATTTGCTTGGATAATGAAAACTACGCCAATACCGGCGGTCAAAGAAGCGGATCTACGCCATTAGGGGCTAGCACTTCTACCACGCCATCAGGATCGGTTAGCTTTGGTAAAAAAGAAAAGAAAAAAGACATCGTCAATATCATGGCAAGCCATGGAGTCCCTTATGTGGCACAGCTCTCCCCTAACAAATGGAAAGACATGAACAAAAAGATTAAAACTGCGCTAGACACTGAAGGGCCTTGCTTCATCAACGCTCTTAGCCCATGCACGACTGAATGGAAATTTGAATCCAATAAAACCATTGAATTAGCGGATATGGCTGTGGATAGCTTGATGTTCCCCTTGTTTGAAGTCTTTAATGGTAGGGAATTGAAAATCACTTACCGCCCAAGAAATATCATTCCTGTAAGGGATTATTTAGCGGCTCAAAAGCGTTTCAAACACCTTTTCAAAAAGGAAAACGAACACATCATTGAAGAATTGCAAAAAGATGTGAATGAGCGTTGGGAATACTTGCAACGCAGAGAAGAAGCTAAAGTATAA
- a CDS encoding adenylosuccinate lyase, which yields MLERYANEEMKALWNEQTKFETYLEVEKAVVRAWNKLGQIQDSDCEKICLKAAFNLERIKEIEKTTKHDLIAFTTCVAESLGEESRFFHYGITSSDCIDTAMALLMTKSLKLIQKGVKNLYETLKNRALEHQDTLMVGRSHGVFGEPITFGLVLALFADEIKRHLKALDLTMEFISVGAISGAMGNFAHAPLELEELACEFLGLKTANISNQVIQRDRYARLACDLALLASSCEKIAVNIRHLQRSEVYEVEEAFSTGQKGSSAMPHKRNPILSENITGLCRVIRSFTTPMLENVALWHERDMSHSSVERFALPDLFITSDFMLSRLNSVIGNLVVYPKNMLKNLALSGGLVFSQRVLLELPKKGLSREESYSIVQENAMKIWEVLQQGAFKNADENLFLNALLNDERLKKYLSEDEIKACFDYSYYTKNVGAIFKRVFE from the coding sequence GTGTTAGAACGCTATGCGAATGAAGAAATGAAAGCCCTATGGAATGAGCAAACCAAATTTGAAACTTATTTGGAAGTGGAAAAAGCTGTCGTTAGGGCGTGGAACAAGCTTGGGCAAATCCAAGATAGCGATTGTGAAAAAATCTGCTTAAAAGCGGCATTCAACCTTGAACGCATCAAAGAAATTGAAAAAACCACTAAGCATGATTTAATCGCTTTCACTACTTGCGTGGCTGAAAGCTTGGGCGAAGAGTCCCGCTTTTTTCATTATGGGATCACTTCTAGCGATTGCATTGATACGGCTATGGCGTTATTGATGACCAAAAGCTTAAAACTCATTCAAAAAGGCGTTAAAAACCTCTATGAAACCCTTAAAAACAGGGCTTTAGAGCATCAAGACACGCTAATGGTGGGCAGAAGCCATGGGGTGTTTGGCGAACCCATCACCTTTGGTCTAGTTTTAGCTCTTTTTGCTGATGAAATCAAACGGCATTTAAAAGCCCTGGATTTAACGATGGAATTTATCAGCGTGGGAGCGATCAGTGGGGCTATGGGGAATTTCGCGCACGCCCCTTTAGAATTAGAAGAATTAGCGTGCGAATTTTTAGGCTTAAAAACCGCCAATATCAGCAATCAAGTCATTCAAAGAGACCGCTACGCCAGGCTTGCATGCGATCTGGCTCTTTTGGCGAGCAGTTGTGAAAAAATCGCTGTCAATATCCGCCATTTGCAACGCAGTGAAGTCTATGAAGTGGAAGAAGCTTTTTCAACAGGGCAAAAGGGAAGCTCTGCGATGCCTCATAAAAGAAACCCCATATTGAGCGAGAATATCACCGGGCTTTGCAGGGTGATTCGCTCTTTTACGACCCCTATGCTAGAAAATGTCGCCTTATGGCATGAAAGGGACATGAGCCATAGCTCTGTGGAGCGTTTTGCCTTGCCTGATCTGTTTATCACTAGCGATTTTATGCTCAGCCGTTTGAATAGCGTGATTGGAAATTTGGTGGTTTATCCTAAAAACATGCTTAAAAATTTAGCTTTGAGTGGGGGGCTAGTCTTTTCGCAACGGGTGTTATTGGAATTGCCTAAAAAAGGTTTGAGCAGAGAAGAAAGCTATTCTATCGTGCAAGAAAATGCGATGAAAATATGGGAGGTTTTGCAACAAGGCGCTTTTAAAAACGCTGATGAAAATTTGTTTTTAAACGCCCTACTCAATGATGAACGCTTGAAAAAATATTTGAGCGAGGACGAAATCAAAGCATGTTTTGATTACAGCTATTACACTAAAAATGTGGGAGCGATTTTTAAAAGGGTGTTTGAATAA